In the genome of Coraliomargarita algicola, one region contains:
- a CDS encoding pyruvate carboxylase, translating to MKKLLAANRSEIAVRIFRSATELGYRTVAVYANEDRFGVHRFKADEAYLVGKGQGPVAAYLDIPSIIDLAKKKGVDLIHPGYGFLSENADFARACEENGLTFVGPSAELLGRMGDKIEARKIAEKAKVPTLPGTQDPISDRDEAVKIAKKVGFPLIIKAAFGGGGRGMRVVKDPKDLIPLLDEAQGEAGRAFGNDAVFLERYIGRAKHIEVQILGDKQGNVVHLHERDCSVQRRHQKVIEIAPSVGLPDDVRKDLCDAAVKIAKSIGYYNAGTVEFLLDLDTHEWFFIEMNPRIQVEHTVTEVITGIDIVRTQCLIAQGYSLFSDEIGIPAQEDVPRNGYAIQARITTEDPEKNFAPDYGKIVNYRSAAGLGIRLDGAMGDTGAVITPFYDSLLVKLTASARTFELAIQRMDRALREFRIRGVKTNIPFIENVIHHDTFLTGEAITTLIDTTPALFNFSRRRDRATKLLKLLGETIVNGNDQVKGRPVPLMDLPVIVPDYDPKQPKPAGTKDYLTKHGPEKFAEWTRKQKRLLITDTTMRDAHQSLLAARMRSSDQLEVADAIAQHGDKLYSLECWGGATFDTSMRFLHENPFKRLRRLRERIPNICFQMLLRGANGVGYSNYPDNVIRGFIKHSAECGMDIFRVFDSLNYLPNLKVAMDSIRKDTNSVCEATICYTGDILNDDRDKYTLEYYVQMAQELEKMGAHIIALKDMSGLCHPHAAYKLIKALRAAVALPVHFHTHDSSGIAGASIIKAAEAGVDAVDLSIASLSGLTAQPNLNSIINAMRGDKRDTGLDQKFFDDLSIYWEAIRQYYEPFDTSPKFGSAEVYRHEMPGGQYTNLREQARALGLGARWPEVVRYYHEVNEVLGDIVKVTPSSKVVGDLSMFLLTKGVEPKDMVNLEPGTAFPESVVDMLSGGLGQPKGGWPKDVQKVVLGDRKPYKGRPGARAEKVDLAATREEVKAITKRSECNDDDLYAYLMYPQVFKDLVKYINEYGHARVLPTPAFFYGLKPGEEISVEIEEGKVLIIKLIYVSEPDKEGLRTLTFELNGRARECVIKDHSIQSETKRRVKADSADKMQVGAPIPAMVSAVTATVGHKVKKGDKLAILEAMKMQTTVYALADGIIDQVEVQAGDQVESKDLLVKLR from the coding sequence ATGAAGAAATTACTAGCCGCCAATCGCAGCGAGATCGCTGTACGTATCTTTCGCAGTGCAACCGAACTGGGCTATCGCACTGTTGCCGTCTATGCGAATGAAGATCGCTTTGGCGTGCACCGCTTCAAGGCGGATGAAGCGTATCTGGTGGGTAAAGGGCAGGGCCCCGTGGCGGCTTATCTGGATATCCCGAGCATTATCGATTTGGCGAAGAAGAAGGGCGTCGACCTGATCCATCCCGGTTATGGCTTCCTTTCGGAAAACGCTGATTTTGCGCGTGCCTGTGAGGAAAATGGTCTGACCTTTGTCGGCCCCAGTGCGGAGCTTTTGGGGCGCATGGGTGACAAGATTGAAGCGCGTAAGATTGCGGAAAAGGCAAAGGTGCCGACCTTGCCAGGCACGCAGGACCCCATTAGTGATCGCGACGAAGCAGTCAAAATCGCGAAAAAAGTGGGCTTTCCGTTGATCATTAAAGCGGCCTTTGGTGGTGGCGGACGCGGTATGCGCGTGGTGAAAGATCCTAAGGATTTAATTCCGCTGCTGGACGAAGCACAGGGCGAGGCAGGCCGCGCTTTTGGAAATGATGCGGTCTTTCTTGAGCGCTATATTGGTCGCGCGAAACACATCGAAGTTCAAATCTTGGGCGATAAGCAGGGCAACGTTGTGCACCTGCACGAGCGCGACTGCTCGGTGCAGCGTCGTCACCAAAAGGTCATCGAGATCGCACCCTCGGTGGGCCTTCCGGATGATGTGCGTAAAGACCTCTGCGATGCGGCCGTCAAGATCGCCAAGTCCATTGGCTACTACAATGCCGGCACTGTTGAGTTCTTGTTGGATCTGGATACTCACGAGTGGTTCTTCATCGAAATGAACCCACGCATCCAAGTGGAGCACACGGTGACGGAGGTGATTACTGGCATCGATATCGTGCGCACACAGTGCCTCATTGCCCAGGGGTATAGTCTCTTTAGCGACGAGATCGGCATCCCTGCGCAAGAGGATGTGCCACGCAACGGTTACGCCATCCAGGCTCGCATCACCACGGAAGACCCTGAGAAAAATTTCGCACCTGATTACGGTAAGATTGTCAACTACCGCAGTGCCGCCGGCCTGGGCATTCGCCTCGACGGCGCCATGGGCGATACCGGGGCAGTGATTACTCCCTTCTACGATTCCTTGCTGGTCAAGCTCACCGCTTCTGCGCGCACCTTTGAGCTCGCGATCCAGCGTATGGACCGTGCGCTGCGTGAGTTCCGTATCCGTGGCGTGAAGACTAATATCCCCTTCATCGAAAACGTCATTCACCACGATACCTTCCTCACTGGAGAGGCCATCACGACGTTGATCGATACCACGCCGGCGCTCTTTAACTTCAGCCGCCGTCGTGACCGCGCCACTAAGCTACTCAAGCTGCTCGGGGAGACCATCGTTAATGGCAACGATCAAGTGAAAGGCCGTCCCGTGCCGCTGATGGATTTGCCTGTGATCGTTCCTGACTACGATCCCAAGCAGCCTAAGCCCGCGGGCACTAAGGACTACCTGACCAAGCACGGCCCCGAGAAATTTGCCGAGTGGACGCGTAAGCAAAAGCGCCTATTGATCACCGATACCACCATGCGCGATGCGCACCAGTCTCTGCTGGCCGCACGCATGCGCAGCTCCGACCAGCTGGAAGTGGCCGACGCGATCGCGCAACACGGTGACAAACTCTACAGTCTTGAATGCTGGGGCGGTGCCACCTTCGACACTTCCATGCGCTTCCTGCATGAGAATCCATTCAAGCGCTTGCGTCGTCTGCGGGAACGCATCCCCAATATCTGTTTTCAGATGTTGCTGCGCGGCGCCAACGGGGTCGGTTATTCCAATTATCCGGACAACGTCATCCGTGGCTTCATCAAGCACTCCGCTGAGTGCGGCATGGATATCTTCCGCGTCTTCGATTCGCTCAACTACTTGCCGAACCTCAAGGTCGCGATGGACTCGATTCGCAAGGATACCAATTCCGTGTGTGAGGCGACTATTTGCTACACCGGTGATATCCTCAACGACGATCGCGACAAATACACCCTCGAGTATTACGTCCAAATGGCCCAGGAGCTGGAGAAGATGGGTGCTCACATCATCGCGCTCAAGGACATGTCCGGGCTCTGCCATCCGCACGCAGCCTATAAATTGATCAAGGCCCTGCGCGCTGCAGTGGCGCTGCCAGTGCACTTCCACACGCACGACTCCAGCGGTATCGCCGGTGCGTCTATTATCAAGGCAGCCGAAGCAGGCGTTGACGCGGTCGACCTTTCGATCGCTTCGCTCTCCGGACTCACCGCACAGCCTAACCTGAACTCGATTATCAACGCCATGCGTGGCGATAAGCGCGATACCGGTCTGGATCAAAAGTTCTTCGACGATCTCTCCATCTACTGGGAGGCGATTCGCCAATACTACGAGCCCTTCGACACCAGCCCCAAGTTTGGCAGTGCCGAAGTCTATCGCCACGAAATGCCAGGCGGTCAATACACTAACCTGCGCGAGCAAGCCCGCGCCCTCGGCCTCGGTGCACGCTGGCCGGAAGTGGTGCGTTATTACCACGAGGTCAATGAAGTGCTCGGCGACATTGTCAAAGTCACACCGTCTTCCAAAGTTGTGGGCGACCTGTCCATGTTCCTGCTGACCAAGGGCGTTGAGCCCAAGGATATGGTCAACCTCGAGCCCGGCACCGCATTTCCTGAGTCGGTGGTCGACATGCTCTCCGGTGGCCTCGGCCAACCCAAGGGCGGCTGGCCCAAGGATGTGCAAAAGGTCGTGCTCGGTGATCGCAAACCTTACAAAGGCCGCCCCGGCGCCCGCGCCGAAAAAGTCGATCTCGCGGCGACTCGCGAAGAGGTCAAGGCGATCACTAAGCGCAGCGAATGCAACGACGATGATCTCTACGCATACCTGATGTATCCACAGGTCTTCAAGGATCTGGTCAAATACATCAACGAGTATGGGCACGCCCGCGTGTTGCCGACTCCCGCGTTCTTCTACGGTCTCAAGCCCGGCGAAGAAATCTCGGTCGAGATCGAAGAGGGCAAGGTGCTCATTATTAAACTCATCTACGTCAGCGAGCCTGACAAAGAAGGCCTGCGCACACTCACCTTCGAGCTCAACGGCCGTGCCCGTGAGTGTGTCATCAAGGACCACTCGATTCAGTCCGAGACTAAGCGCCGCGTCAAAGCCGACTCTGCGGATAAGATGCAAGTCGGTGCACCCATCCCTGCGATGGTGAGTGCAGTGACGGCTACCGTGGGCCACAAGGTGAAGAAGGGCGACAAGCTCGCCATACTGGAAGCCATGAAGATGCAGACGACCGTCTACGCACTCGCCGATGGTATCATCGATCAAGTCGAAGTTCAGGCCGGCGACCAGGTCGAGAGTAAGGACCTCTTGGTCAAGCTGCGCTAA
- a CDS encoding IS4 family transposase, producing MSASTSLCLPLFSNFPAAFEELFSRESCALIFAQHGPRGGGQAKLNGWEWLMSRVYHELARSGTFSSNTKAVSGVRISDSALSQRALSIGEKLIEEILPIALRPLADRERDVQAFYHAYRLVAIDGTRFNLRNTGTINEQASKVACNRGSGEPAFAHLLAVVLVELGMHQPLGTRLGWQGEGELTLARQLFAAQDLPERSLLLADRLFGYPSLIWGLWSMLRRTHSYVLVRIKSNLKAKRTRQLADGSWLVEVKAVDPSTRKKVGVLELREIYGRVCYEDQNGHRSCLQIRLWTSLLDDTTSPATELIALYAARWEEELFFRELKSHLHARGELLDALTPQTAAQEVLAMLLAAALIAKQRQSVASAAGVEPLRISFAKVLHKTAALCELLQVGADLITPQALAQWIQRLLDDLIYDAVIKKRRPRTCPRTLRQPTKDWPKTKVAQSKRVVKTIEVTNP from the coding sequence ATGAGCGCATCCACCTCCTTGTGTTTACCGTTGTTTTCTAATTTTCCAGCTGCCTTTGAGGAGCTATTTAGCCGTGAGAGTTGCGCTCTGATTTTCGCGCAGCACGGTCCTCGCGGTGGTGGCCAAGCCAAGTTAAATGGCTGGGAATGGTTGATGTCCAGGGTCTACCATGAGTTGGCACGTTCGGGTACTTTCTCGTCTAATACCAAGGCGGTATCCGGAGTGCGCATCTCGGACAGCGCGCTCAGCCAGCGGGCCTTGTCGATTGGCGAGAAGCTGATCGAAGAGATACTGCCTATCGCGCTACGTCCGTTAGCCGACCGTGAGCGAGATGTGCAGGCCTTTTATCATGCATATCGGTTGGTGGCCATCGACGGGACTCGTTTCAATTTACGTAATACCGGAACCATTAATGAACAGGCTTCAAAAGTGGCTTGCAACCGCGGTAGCGGTGAACCTGCTTTCGCGCATTTGCTGGCAGTTGTCCTGGTGGAATTGGGTATGCACCAACCTTTGGGCACCCGTTTAGGCTGGCAAGGCGAGGGCGAGTTGACACTCGCGCGGCAACTGTTTGCGGCTCAGGATCTGCCCGAGCGCAGTCTGCTTTTAGCCGACCGACTGTTCGGTTATCCTTCGCTGATCTGGGGACTCTGGTCAATGCTCCGGCGCACACACAGTTACGTTCTGGTTCGGATAAAGTCTAATCTCAAAGCCAAGCGCACGCGGCAACTCGCGGATGGTTCATGGCTAGTCGAAGTCAAAGCGGTTGATCCATCCACACGCAAGAAGGTGGGGGTACTCGAACTACGTGAGATCTATGGTCGAGTCTGCTATGAAGACCAGAATGGTCACCGTTCGTGTCTTCAAATACGCTTGTGGACGAGTCTGCTCGATGACACCACCAGCCCAGCCACAGAACTGATCGCCCTTTACGCCGCACGCTGGGAGGAAGAGTTATTCTTCCGAGAACTCAAAAGCCACCTGCACGCCCGCGGAGAACTACTTGACGCACTCACTCCGCAAACCGCAGCCCAAGAAGTGCTCGCGATGCTCTTAGCGGCCGCGCTGATCGCCAAGCAGCGCCAAAGCGTCGCTTCTGCCGCAGGCGTTGAGCCCTTGCGCATCAGCTTTGCCAAGGTTTTGCACAAGACAGCCGCACTGTGCGAGCTACTGCAAGTCGGTGCAGACTTGATCACCCCGCAAGCGCTGGCTCAGTGGATACAGCGACTCTTAGATGATCTTATATATGATGCCGTTATTAAAAAACGAAGACCTAGAACTTGCCCCAGAACCCTACGACAACCCACAAAAGACTGGCCAAAAACTAAAGTTGCCCAGTCAAAACGAGTTGTCAAAACTATAGAAGTCACCAATCCTTAA
- a CDS encoding AraC family transcriptional regulator, producing MEPKTVDYQKRICCAMNFISQNIERELSLEEIAASASFSAFHFHRIFKASVGETVASFTRRLRLESAASRLIATPNGDITTIAMECGFSSSQNFAKAFRKHFSLTPTEYRHSKIGHTLSKNENASLFQIRYDVDSVTRNLSNLTKKMKMNTEVKVLPESEVAYVRRMGAYGKETCQPAFIELMEYAGPRNLIAPGKMLAIYWDNPEVTPAEKCRFDACIMVPAGTVAEGQVCIQTIRGGSYVVHHAEVTEDAFQQAWQDAFVWLCDSGFEAGDGPCFELYQNNGMEHPEGKWLVDICIPLKEKV from the coding sequence ATGGAGCCCAAGACTGTCGATTACCAGAAGCGCATTTGCTGCGCGATGAATTTTATCAGCCAGAATATTGAGCGTGAGCTCTCACTGGAGGAGATCGCGGCGTCCGCGTCCTTTTCTGCCTTTCATTTTCACCGTATATTCAAGGCCTCCGTCGGCGAGACGGTTGCTAGCTTTACGCGTCGTCTGCGGCTAGAATCCGCGGCCAGCCGACTGATTGCCACGCCGAACGGTGATATCACCACCATCGCGATGGAGTGCGGCTTCTCTAGTTCGCAGAATTTTGCGAAAGCCTTTCGTAAGCACTTTAGCCTCACCCCCACCGAGTATCGTCATAGCAAGATTGGACACACGCTCAGCAAGAACGAAAACGCATCTCTTTTTCAAATCAGGTATGATGTAGATTCAGTCACAAGGAATCTATCCAACCTAACGAAGAAAATGAAAATGAATACAGAAGTTAAAGTTCTACCAGAATCTGAAGTTGCCTATGTCCGCCGGATGGGGGCCTATGGCAAAGAAACCTGCCAGCCGGCATTTATCGAATTAATGGAGTATGCGGGGCCTCGCAATTTAATCGCTCCCGGCAAGATGCTGGCGATCTATTGGGACAACCCCGAGGTCACGCCCGCGGAGAAATGCCGTTTTGATGCCTGCATCATGGTGCCCGCTGGCACGGTCGCAGAGGGGCAGGTCTGTATTCAGACAATCCGTGGGGGCTCCTATGTGGTGCATCATGCCGAAGTGACGGAGGATGCCTTTCAGCAGGCCTGGCAAGATGCCTTTGTCTGGCTGTGCGATAGCGGATTCGAGGCCGGAGATGGCCCTTGTTTTGAGCTCTATCAGAATAACGGTATGGAGCACCCCGAGGGGAAGTGGTTGGTCGACATCTGCATCCCACTCAAAGAAAAAGTTTAA
- a CDS encoding DUF7000 family protein, giving the protein MSDIDQDIQELRARLKEGSIRNAYKGIVSYMARLRSALAEQHGPRQVSGMYQGYLDITHFAFFPEPLKERDLKLTVLFNFETFTFEVWLTARNREVGKRYWGLLRESGYNQHPLLEPAVGNVAIVKAILSDDFSLADEARLTEQLTQGLLVFEREIVASLSAVDAR; this is encoded by the coding sequence ATGAGTGATATTGATCAAGACATTCAAGAGTTACGTGCCCGTTTAAAAGAGGGCTCCATTCGAAACGCGTATAAGGGAATTGTATCCTATATGGCTCGATTGCGATCCGCTTTGGCTGAACAACATGGTCCACGTCAGGTATCAGGGATGTACCAAGGCTATTTGGATATCACTCATTTCGCATTTTTTCCCGAGCCGCTGAAGGAGCGTGATCTTAAGCTGACAGTTCTCTTTAATTTCGAAACATTCACCTTCGAGGTTTGGCTCACTGCACGGAATCGTGAAGTGGGCAAACGTTACTGGGGATTGTTACGGGAATCTGGATACAATCAGCATCCACTGCTTGAGCCCGCTGTGGGGAATGTAGCTATCGTGAAAGCGATACTGTCCGATGATTTTTCGCTGGCCGATGAAGCCCGTTTGACGGAGCAGCTCACGCAGGGGCTCCTTGTTTTTGAGCGTGAGATTGTCGCGTCTTTGAGTGCTGTGGACGCGCGGTAA
- a CDS encoding PepSY-associated TM helix domain-containing protein has protein sequence MRKRPETNKAPKRQRPIWFHLHFWLSWIAALPLLVVFVTGVLLSFEKEFYQWEQPEHYAIQANGPAKSLSEVLHTYEQAQPPLLLNYLQVPESGDAAYLAFAREMPSDGSPERSLRAYLNPYTGKITREFDNPTFIRLMEDLHRTLTLKKWGRWSVGASSLILAISSLIGLILWWPMRGRTFSRAWRRGRALDWHNALGLIALLPLCVFALTGITFTWGKFIFQQLDKLQEQPSRFEAPQLIVETAPAQEQWVTLAEAATWVQANYPDAEIRGVQGTRNAKRPYIFHLKQHHEFHPGGNLKLSVAPTSGQLHSEFDVTTTGPVGWYRRYFYILHTGHPFPWWGRLFWAVSSLAGLILLITGVWMSIRRWRRQRA, from the coding sequence ATGAGGAAAAGGCCCGAAACAAACAAAGCCCCCAAACGGCAACGCCCGATCTGGTTTCACCTACATTTTTGGTTGAGCTGGATCGCGGCCTTGCCGTTGCTGGTGGTATTTGTGACCGGCGTGCTGCTGTCCTTTGAAAAGGAATTTTACCAATGGGAGCAGCCGGAGCACTACGCCATCCAGGCAAATGGGCCCGCCAAGTCGTTGAGCGAAGTCTTGCATACCTACGAGCAAGCCCAGCCTCCGCTACTGTTAAACTATCTCCAAGTCCCCGAATCGGGAGACGCCGCCTATCTTGCGTTCGCACGTGAAATGCCCAGCGACGGCAGTCCCGAACGCAGTCTGCGCGCCTACCTTAATCCATATACCGGCAAGATCACCCGCGAGTTTGATAATCCGACTTTCATTCGCCTGATGGAAGACTTGCACCGCACCCTGACTTTAAAGAAGTGGGGGCGCTGGAGCGTCGGAGCCAGCTCGCTCATCCTGGCGATCAGTTCGTTGATCGGACTCATTCTGTGGTGGCCGATGCGCGGACGCACCTTTAGCCGCGCTTGGCGGAGGGGCCGCGCCCTCGATTGGCACAATGCATTGGGCCTGATCGCATTACTCCCCCTGTGCGTGTTTGCCCTGACAGGTATCACTTTCACTTGGGGGAAATTCATTTTCCAGCAACTGGACAAGCTGCAAGAACAGCCCTCCCGCTTCGAAGCGCCCCAACTGATCGTTGAGACAGCTCCCGCCCAGGAACAATGGGTAACACTCGCCGAGGCCGCGACTTGGGTGCAGGCAAATTATCCGGACGCCGAGATTCGTGGCGTGCAAGGCACCCGCAATGCCAAACGCCCCTACATCTTTCATCTAAAGCAGCACCACGAATTCCATCCCGGCGGCAATCTCAAGCTCTCAGTGGCGCCGACCAGCGGCCAATTGCATAGTGAATTTGACGTCACGACGACCGGACCCGTTGGCTGGTATCGCCGCTACTTTTACATCCTGCACACGGGGCACCCCTTCCCTTGGTGGGGGCGACTCTTTTGGGCCGTGAGCAGTTTGGCAGGCCTCATTTTGCTGATCACAGGAGTCTGGATGTCGATACGCCGCTGGCGACGACAGCGCGCCTAG
- a CDS encoding TonB-dependent receptor, with protein MLAKIKSKKISARTYLALGYLASTSICPLVSQADTNEAAAPIKATFSEVTLTGEAARGFDATMTQTSLEGDMVESLTPVNNYSLLRLLPGVNGGLSNKDRFGGPVSIRGGVTWGVVQLVDDYPVIDVVPVSAEDGGYTAGLSSIIPSIALTEMGVETGALGVRYGQATGGAIRSQIKRGSAENPYSGLQVEYNTIGEITGMAETSGGEGKWDYYAAVQTVQADYGDAYDTHSRQLQDLELYSGLTKIGYRPNDKGRVELLLIGGTEDHNYFNTGNASDYHTEKDNIFVGLRYDHVMDNDLKWDIGTTYNYFRENRINNTTGLSERDRPQEAFKLFTNLSKHFELSEEWSMETINGVEFSDDYFSDQTNAEKRYDFGETSVYTRNSFNWNDRVTLNVGLRGTQIDNAFRNIYHVAHNVGAAVNLNALGQFHVSHFTGYRLNKAFYLWWGGGSFLDRAPADGLDPSESETLEIGWKRNFQLLEGNGSIRLTYFDTTESRIFNFANTGTGTPYYDEGESKGFEAWLEWQATEELKLFTGYTSLKNRRVDSTNPAATNLDLRFSPLPEHTASLGFSWRFAEDWELTTTALYDSGSQREFYDAGVREVETFEEFFHIDAAVSWQVTEDLMLFGRIENLLNEKDLGYSSVREESDGSTTRNNATQEDPGILFALGARIQF; from the coding sequence ATGCTCGCTAAAATCAAATCTAAGAAAATATCTGCCCGCACATATCTAGCCCTAGGGTACCTCGCCAGCACTTCGATCTGTCCGCTTGTTTCACAAGCAGACACCAATGAAGCCGCCGCCCCGATCAAAGCCACCTTTTCAGAGGTGACTCTAACGGGGGAAGCCGCCAGAGGCTTTGATGCGACCATGACGCAAACTAGTCTGGAAGGCGATATGGTGGAATCACTCACACCTGTAAATAACTACAGTCTCCTACGCCTGCTTCCCGGAGTGAACGGTGGCTTGAGCAATAAGGACCGCTTTGGCGGGCCCGTTTCAATTCGTGGCGGGGTGACTTGGGGAGTGGTACAGCTGGTGGACGACTATCCGGTCATTGATGTGGTGCCAGTTTCGGCTGAAGACGGTGGCTACACCGCGGGGCTTTCCAGTATCATACCTAGTATCGCACTCACAGAAATGGGCGTCGAGACCGGTGCCCTGGGTGTTCGTTACGGCCAAGCGACAGGCGGTGCCATTCGTTCGCAGATCAAACGCGGCAGTGCAGAGAATCCTTATTCCGGACTGCAAGTGGAATACAACACCATCGGTGAAATCACCGGCATGGCAGAAACCTCCGGAGGTGAAGGCAAATGGGATTATTACGCTGCCGTACAAACGGTGCAGGCCGACTATGGGGATGCTTACGACACCCACTCGCGCCAGCTGCAAGATTTAGAATTGTATTCCGGGCTAACCAAGATCGGCTATCGTCCCAATGACAAAGGACGCGTAGAATTGTTGTTGATCGGCGGCACGGAAGACCACAACTACTTCAACACTGGAAATGCATCCGACTACCACACAGAGAAAGATAATATTTTCGTGGGTCTACGCTACGACCATGTCATGGACAACGATTTGAAGTGGGACATCGGTACGACCTACAATTATTTCCGTGAAAATCGGATCAATAATACGACGGGGCTCAGCGAACGCGACCGACCACAAGAAGCTTTTAAGCTCTTTACCAATCTCTCGAAGCACTTCGAACTCTCCGAAGAATGGAGCATGGAAACCATCAATGGCGTTGAGTTTTCGGATGATTATTTCAGCGATCAAACCAATGCAGAAAAACGCTATGATTTCGGCGAAACCAGTGTCTATACGCGCAACAGCTTCAATTGGAACGATCGAGTCACACTCAATGTCGGGCTGCGCGGCACGCAAATCGACAACGCTTTCCGCAATATTTATCATGTCGCGCACAACGTCGGCGCGGCAGTGAACCTCAATGCCTTAGGGCAATTCCACGTAAGTCACTTTACCGGCTACCGCTTGAACAAAGCGTTCTACCTCTGGTGGGGCGGCGGCAGTTTCTTGGATCGTGCTCCAGCCGATGGTCTGGACCCATCCGAATCCGAAACGCTGGAAATCGGCTGGAAGCGTAACTTCCAATTGTTAGAAGGCAACGGCTCCATCCGCCTCACTTACTTCGACACCACCGAATCCCGAATCTTCAATTTTGCCAATACTGGCACCGGCACACCTTACTATGACGAGGGCGAATCCAAAGGCTTCGAAGCTTGGTTGGAATGGCAAGCCACTGAGGAGCTCAAGCTCTTCACCGGATATACCAGCCTCAAAAACCGTCGCGTCGACAGCACCAATCCAGCCGCGACAAATCTCGACCTACGCTTCTCCCCGCTGCCAGAACACACGGCATCGCTCGGTTTCAGCTGGCGCTTTGCCGAGGATTGGGAACTCACCACGACTGCCCTCTACGATTCCGGCTCACAACGTGAATTCTACGACGCCGGCGTGCGTGAAGTGGAAACCTTCGAGGAGTTTTTCCACATCGACGCCGCCGTTAGCTGGCAAGTCACAGAGGACTTGATGTTATTCGGTCGTATCGAGAATCTGTTAAACGAAAAAGACCTCGGCTATTCTTCTGTCCGCGAGGAATCAGATGGCTCCACCACTCGCAACAACGCCACGCAGGAAGATCCAGGAATTCTCTTTGCACTCGGTGCCCGCATTCAGTTTTAA
- a CDS encoding DUF2959 family protein: MKVFYAIVCAAMIFSATGCQSVYYASMEKLGIEKRELMVDRVEEARDEQEEAKETFADALEAFTAVTEYQGGDLEAVYSKINAAYEDSLKAAERVSKRIDKVESVAEALFAEWEQELESYQSASLRSSSQRSLRETRASYNGMVTKMRKAEASMAPVVELFQDQVLYLKHNLNARAIAALDVEVVKIQEEVASLVKEMEASIDEANAFMSRL; the protein is encoded by the coding sequence ATGAAAGTATTTTATGCGATCGTTTGTGCTGCGATGATTTTCTCTGCCACTGGCTGCCAGTCGGTTTATTATGCCTCCATGGAGAAGCTCGGCATCGAAAAACGTGAACTGATGGTCGATCGGGTGGAAGAAGCCCGCGATGAACAAGAAGAGGCTAAGGAAACTTTTGCCGACGCACTCGAGGCCTTCACCGCCGTGACGGAGTATCAGGGCGGCGATTTAGAGGCGGTTTATAGCAAAATCAACGCGGCCTACGAAGACAGTTTGAAAGCCGCCGAGCGCGTCTCCAAACGTATCGACAAAGTCGAGTCGGTGGCCGAAGCACTCTTCGCCGAATGGGAACAAGAACTGGAATCCTACCAAAGCGCTAGCCTGCGTAGCTCCAGCCAACGCTCACTGCGCGAGACCCGCGCCAGCTACAACGGCATGGTGACTAAAATGCGCAAAGCCGAAGCCAGCATGGCCCCCGTGGTCGAACTGTTTCAAGATCAAGTGCTCTACCTGAAGCACAACCTGAACGCCCGCGCGATCGCCGCGCTGGATGTGGAAGTGGTCAAAATCCAAGAAGAAGTCGCCAGCCTGGTCAAAGAAATGGAAGCCTCTATCGACGAAGCCAATGCATTTATGAGTCGGCTCTAA
- a CDS encoding DUF3817 domain-containing protein: MFRFDSTLHRLRSVGTWEAISSILLFGIAMPLKYIWGNDVLIRPIGMAHGILWMAYVGFALLGQLDYKWSWKLTGWLLVASIVPAGPLFADAKLLKAYEAKV; this comes from the coding sequence ATGTTCCGTTTCGACAGCACACTTCACCGCCTGCGCTCCGTAGGCACCTGGGAAGCCATCTCCTCGATCTTGCTCTTCGGCATTGCGATGCCGCTTAAATATATTTGGGGCAACGATGTGCTGATCCGGCCAATCGGGATGGCACACGGCATTTTGTGGATGGCCTACGTAGGCTTCGCCTTATTGGGTCAGCTGGATTACAAGTGGTCGTGGAAACTCACCGGCTGGCTACTGGTCGCCAGTATCGTGCCGGCCGGACCACTGTTCGCCGACGCAAAGTTGCTAAAAGCTTACGAAGCCAAGGTGTAG